CTGCAGCTCGGCCAGCGCCGGTGCGCCGCCCGCTGGGTCGCTGCAGCGCACGGCCAGGCGCACGCGCAGGCCATGCAGCAGCGGCTCGCCCTGTCCGCTCTCCTCGCGCTGCGGCGGGTAGGCGCGCACGATGGCCGCCACGTCCGGCTGCACGCTGCTGTCCACGTGCAGATAGCGACCAAAGCGCGCGCGCGCGCCGGCCAGGCTCCACAACTGCTGCACCTTCAGGCGCAGGCCGCCGCTGAAGTGATCCAGCTGCAGCCGACCGCTGGCGACCACGAACTCATCATCGCGCAGCAGACCGGCGCTGGCAGCGATCACGGCCTCGTCGGCCGAGGCCTCGATAGCGCCCGATCTGTCATCCAGCTTGAACAGCGCCAGCTTGCCGCGCTGGCCATTGATGACGCGGCAGTCGCTCAGGATGCCGGCCATGAGCTGGGGCTCGCGGCTGTCGGCCAGCTCGGCGATGGGTGTGCGCACGAAGCGGCGCACCTCGGCCTCGACCTCGTCGAACAGGTGGCCCGACAGGTAAAAGCCCACGGCGGTCTTTTCCTGCGTCAGCCGCTCCTTGACGCCCCACTCGGGCACATCGGCCAGGGCCGGCTCCTCGGTGCTGGCGCCGATGGCGTCCTCGCCCATCATGTCGAACAGCCCGCCCTGGTTGGCGTTGGCCAGTTGCGCGGCGGCGTAGTCGAAGGCCCGGTCGATGGACGCCACCAGCGCCGCCCGGTTCGGCTCGACGGCATCGAAGGCGCCGGCCTTGATCAGCGCCTCCACGGTGCGCTTGTTCAGGCGCGTGCGATCGACGCGCACGCAAAAATCGAACAGGCTCTTGAACGGCCCGCACACGTCGCCCTGCGGCCCCGTGCCCCGGCCCTCGCGCGCAGCAATGATGGCCTCGATAGCCTGTTGGCCCGTGCCCTTGACGGCGCCCAGGCCGTAGCGGATGACCTGATCCGTCACCGGCTCGAAGCGGTACAGCCCCGGTTGATGTCCGGCGGCTCGAAGCGGATGCCGAAATGCTTGACGGCATCCTCGTACAGCACCTTGAGCTTGTCCGTGTCGTCCATCTCCACGGTCATGTTGGCGCAGTAGAACTCGGCCGTGTAATGCACCTTGAGCCAGCCGGTGTGATAGGCCAGCAGCGAGTAGGCGGCGGCGTGCGACTTGTTGAAGCCATAGCCGGCGAACTTTTCCATCAGGTCGAAGACCTCGTCGGCCTGGGCCTCGGGGATGCCTTTCTCGGCAGCGCCCTTCCTGAAGATGATGCGGTGCTCGGCCATCTCCTCGGGCTTTTTCTTGCCCATGGCACGGCGCAGCATGTCGGCGCCGCCCAGCGAGTAGCCACCCAGCACCTGCGCAGTCTGCATGACCTGCTCCTGATAGACCATGATGCCGTAGGTTTCGGCCAGCACCGGTTCGACCAGCGGGTGCGGGTACTCGACCACCTCCTTGCCGTGCTTGCGGTTCACGAAGCTGGGGATCAGATCCATCGGCCCGGGGCGGTACAGGGCGTTGAGGGCGATCAGGTCTTCCAGCCGGCTGGGGCGGGCTTCCTTCAACATGCCCTGCATTCCGCGGCTTTCGAACTGGAACACGGCCTCGGTCTTGCCCTCGGAAAACAGCCGGTAGGTGCGCGCATCATCGAGCGGCACTTGCTCGAAGGCGAAATTCTCCTGGCCCTTGTGGCGCTGCTGGATCAGCTCGCGGGCAATCTCCAGGATGGTCAGCGTGGCCAGGCCCAGGAAGTCGAACTTGACCAGGCCGATGGCCTCCACGTCATCCTTGTCGTACTGGCTGACTGCCGACTCGCTGCCCGGCTGTTGGTACAGCGGGCAAAAATCCGTCAATTTGCCCGGCGCGATCAGCACGCCGCCGGCGTGCATGCCGATGTTGCGCGTCATGCCTTCGAGCTTTTGCGCCATCTCGATCACGGTGCGCACGTCCTCCTCGCTGCGCACGCGCTCGTACAGCAGCGGCTCCAGCTCCAGGGCGTAGTTGTTCTTGTCACCCTCCTTCCTCGGCTCGGGCGGATAGGCCAGGGTGTAGGTCTGGCCGGGCTTGCCGGGCACCAGCTTGGAGATGCCGTCGCAGAAGTTGTAGCTCAGATCCATGACCCGGCCCACGTCGCGGATCGCCGCCTTGGCCGCCATGGTGCCGAAGGTGGCGATCTGGCTGACGGCCTGCCGGCCATACTTGTCCTTGACGTATTCGATGACCCGGTCGCGGTTGGATTGGCAGAAATCGATGTCGAAGTCGGGCATGGACACCCGCTCCGGGTTCAGGAAACGCTCGAACAGCAGGTTGTACTGCAGCGGATCGAGGTCGGTGATCTTGAGCGCATAGGCCACCAGCGAGCCAGCCCCCGAACCCCGGCCCGGCCCCACCGGGCAACCATTGGCCTTGGCCCACTGGATGAAGTCGCCCACGATCAGGAAGTAGCCCGGGAAGCCCATCTTCAGGATGGTGCCCAGCTCGAACTCCAGGCGCTCCTCGTAGCGTGGGCGCTGGCGCTCGCGCTCGGCAGCATCGGGGTACAGCTGCGCCAAGCGCTCCTTCAGGCCCTCGTGCGAGGCCAGGCGGAAGTACTCGTCGATGGGCATACCGCCCGGCGTCGGGAAGTCCGGCAATTGCGGCTTGCCCAGCACCAGCGTCAGGCTGCAGCGGCGGGCGATCTCGACACTATTGGCCAACGCCGAAGGCAGGTCGGCAAAGAGCTCGTGCATCTGCGCAGCGCTCTTGAAATGCTGCTCGCGCGTGAAGCGGCGCACCCGGCGCGGATTGGCCAGGATTTCGCCCTCGGCGATGCACACACGCGCCTCGTGCGCCTCATGGTCGTCCGGCGTGGCGAACTGGATGGGGTGCGTGGCGACCACCGGCAGGCCCAGCCGGGCGGCCAGTTGCGCAGCAGCGGCGACATGCGCCTCATCGTCGGGCCGGCCTGCGCGCTGCAGCTCCAGGTAAAAGCGCTGCGGATAGATCTGCGCCAGGCGCTGCGCCAGCTCCTGGGCGACGTCGTCGGCACCCTTCATCAGCGCCTGGCCAACCGGGCCGGCCTGCGCGCCGGACAGGGCGATCAGGCCAGCGTTCAACTCTTGCAGCCACGCCCAGGTACACAGCGGCAGATTCTTGACCACGTTGCCTGTCCAGGCCCGGGCCAGCAGTTCGCACAGGTTCAGGTAGCCCTGGCGATTCTGTGCCAGCAGCAGCAGGCGTGCCGGGGCCGGGCCGGTGTCGCCTTCGAGCATGACCTCGACGCCGATGATGGGCTTGACTCCTTTGCTGCGGCCCTCGCGGTAGAACTTGACGGCGCCAAACAGGTTGTTCAGATCAGTGATCGCCAGGGCCGGCTGGGCGTCGCGGGCCGCCGCGCGCATGGCCTCGCCGATGCGGATGGTGCCGTCAACGACGGAAAATTCGGTGTGCAGGCGCAAGTGGACAAACATCCGCGCATTGTAAAAACCGGGCCATGCCCGCGCCCGGCGCCGGGCACCGCTACATACAATCGCGCTTCGACGCCGCCACCCTCCCATGCAGGCCGCACCTGCCGCCGCCTGCCACCTCACCCCCGAAAGCCATGCCACGTTTACTGCCTGTTGTTCTGCCCCTGGTGCTGGCCGGCACCCTGGCCGCCTGTTCCAGCACCAATGAAGACAAGACCGCTGGCTGGAGTCCCGACAAGATCTATGCCGAGGCGCGCGACGAGATGAACAGCAACGCCTACGACAAGGCCGTGCCGCTGCTGGAAAAGCTCGAAGGCCGCGCCGCCGGCACGCCGCTGGCACAGCAGGCGCAGCTGGAAAAAGCCTACGCCCAGTACAAGGGCGGCGACAAGGCCCAGGCCGTGGCCACGCTGGATCGTTTCATGAAGCTGCACCCGGCCAGCCCCGCCTACGACTACGCGCTGTACCTCAAGGGCCTGGTCAATTTCAACGACGACCTGGGGCTGTTTTCCTGGGTCTCGCGCCAGGATCTGTCCGAGCGCGACCAGCGCGCCGCCAAGGATTCCTTCGAGGCTTTCCGGGAGTTGAGCACGCGCTTTCCCGATTCGCGCTACACGCCGGACGCGCGCCAGCGCATGACCTACATCGTCAACTCGCTGGCGCAGTACGAGGTACACGTGGCGCGCTACTACTTCGAGCGCGGCGCCTACGTGGCTGCCGTCAGCCGGGCGCAGAACGCCATTGCCGAATACAAGGACGTGCCCGCCACCGAGGAGGCGCTGTACATCCTGGTGCGCTCCTACGACGCGCTGGACATGCCGCAGCTGCGCGACGACGCACGCCGCGTGCTGCTGGCCAGCTATCCGCAGACCACCTTGCTGAACCAGGGCTTCCGTGCCAAGTCCGACCCCTGGTGGAAGCTGTGGTGACATGCTGACCCACTCCCACCTGTTCTTGGCCACCAGACACAGGACGCAATCGGTGCATCAGACATGAGCAAGGCCTATCGTCTGCTCGCCTCGACGGGCATCCACCGGGGCGACCGGGAATACCAGCAGGATCAGGTGGCCCTGCTGTCGCACGCACGCACCAATGGCTGCCTGCTGGCCGTCCTGGCCGACGGCATGGGCGGGCGCAGCGGCGGGCGCAAGGCCTCCGACCAGGTCATGCTGACGGCGCGCCAGCTGTTCGAGCGCTACAGCGTGGACGGCGACGACCCGGCCAGCCTGCTGACCCACCTGGCGCAGGAGGCGCACATGGTAATCCGCCTGACGGCCATTGCCGCCGAGCAGGAGCCGCACAGCACCCTGGCGGCGTTCTTGCTGAACCCGCGCGGCGACTGCCACTGGGTACACGCGGGCGACTCGCGCATCTACCACTTGCGCAACGGGCAGCTGATCCACCGCACCAAGGATCATTCCTACGTGCAAGGCCTGGTCGATCGCGGCCAGCTCACCGAGGAGCAGGCCCTGACGCATCCCCAGTCCAACATCCTGGTGGGCTGCCTGGGCACGGAAAACGACCCGCCGGTCACGCTGCACTTCATCCCGCAGATACAGCCCGGCGATGTGCTGATGGCCTGCAGCGATGGCGTGTGGCACTACTTCTCGACAGAAGAGCTGGCCGCCGTGCTGACCCGGCTGACGCCGCGCGAGGCCAGCGAATTCCTGATCGACAAGGCCCGCATCCGCGCCCAGGGCGGGGGCGACAACCTATCGCTGGCCATCGTCAAGGTCGAGGCCCTGAGCTGAACGGCTCCTGAACTGCACGCACTTGAGGCGTGCCGGGCCTCGACCCCATCCCTTTCAAAGGCTTGGCATTTGGCACATGAAAGGCTTGTTCGCCGCAACACCTCTTGAAAGAGATGAGCCTCAATCCCCCAGCGAGGGCAGCGGGCGCGCTGCCGGGCGGCCCTCGGCAGCGTCCTGGGCGCGCTGGCGCTCATGTTCGGCACGCCTTTCGCGCGCCTTTTGCTGGCGCGCCTCGTAGCGCTGGCGCGACTGCTCCAGCCGCTCGGCCTGCTGCTGCGCCCGCTGCTGCTGCGCCGCCTCGTGCGCCTGCTGGCGCTGGCGCGCCTGGCTGGCGCGTTCGCTGGCCTGGCGCGCGCGCAATTGTGCTTCGGCCTCATGTCCGCCAGGCCCGCCGGGAGGCGGCAACCGCCCTTCTGGCGCCGCAGCGGGCGGCTCCTGGCTGCCGCTGCGCTCCTCGATGGCGCGCAGGCGCTGCGCGGCCCGGTCGCGGCGTTCGGCTTCGTCGAGTTCCAGCTCCTGGCGCCACAGCAGGTTGTCCTGCGCCCGGGCGGCACTGCGCGCCTTGCGCAGACAGTCCTCCACGGCAAAGCGCTGGCGGCAGGCTGCCTCCTGCTGCTGCAGTTGCGCCTGCACGGCCTGGCGCTGCTGCTGGATGCGCGCGCGGGCCGGCAGCTCGCCTGTTGATGTGGCGGGCATCGCTGGCGTGGCCGGTGGCTCCTGGGCGAGTGCGCCAGCGCAGGCACAGGCGCAGGCGACAAGCAGGGCCAGCGTCCGGTTACAGCACGGGATGAGTGGCGGCATCGGCAGGGGCATCAGGTCAGCGAGGTATCCACCACCCGGCGCTCCAGCGCCAGGAATTCCCTGGACTGCATCTCGTTGAGGCGCGAGACCGTGCGCGGGAATTCATGCGCCAGCGGCCCTTCGGTGTAGAGCTGCTCGGGCGGCACGGCAGCCGACAGGATCAGCTTGACGCGCCGGTCGTATAGCACATCCACCAGCCAGGTGAAGCGCCGCGCGGGCGAGGCCATGTTGACCGGCATGTGCGGCACGTTGGACAGCAGCACGGTGTGGAACTGCGAGGCAATCTCCAGGTAGTCGTTCTGCGAGCGCGGGCCCATGCACAACTCGCGAAAGTCGAACCAGACCACGCCGCCGGCGCGGCGGATGGCGCGGATCTCGCGCGCCTCGATGTGCAGCACCGGGTCTTCGTCGCGGCTGGCGGCCAGCAGCTCGAAGGTCTCGGCCATGGCAGCCTCGGCCTCGGGGCCGAGCGGGCAGTGGTACAGCCGGGCGTTTTCCAGCGCGCGCGAGCGGTAGTCGGTGCCGTTGTCCACGTTCACCACTTCCATGCGCTCATTGAGCAGCGCGATGGCCGGCAGGATGCGGTCGCGGTGCAGGCCATCCGGGTACAGCTCGTCGGGCTTGAAGTTGGAGGTGGTCACGAAGCCCACCCCGTTGTCCCACAGCGCCACCAGCAGGCGGTGCAGGATCATGGCGTCGGTGATGTCGGCGACGTGGAACTCGTCGAAGCAGATCAGCTTGTAGCGCCGTGCAATGCGCGCGCCCAGCACATCCAGCGGGTTTTGCTGCCCCTGCAAGCCGGCCAGCTCGCGATGCACCTCGCGCATGAACTCGTGAAAGTGCAGGCGCGTCTTGCGCTTGAGCGGCACGGCGTTGAAGAAGCAGTCCATGAGAAAGCTCTTGCCGCGCCCCACGCCGCCGTACATATAGACGCCCCGGGGGATGTCCGGGCGGTTGATGAGTTTTTTCAGCGCATTGGAGCGGCGCTGCTTGTAGGCACCCCACTCCTGCGCGCAGCGCTCCAGAGCCTGAACGGCGCGCAGTTGCGCCGGATCGCTCGAAAAGCCCTTGGCGGCGAGTTCCGCCTCATAGGCCTGCCTGACTTTCACCGGAAATCCTTACTATCAGTTTGATAGCTGTCAGCGCTTGCCTGACAAGCGTTTGAGCCTGATTTGGCTTATAAAAATGGACGAAACAGCCTGTGCGGCACCATCCTGCGGCCTGCCCGCTGGCGGCGCTGCACGGGCAGGCAGGTCAGAAGTTCAGCGTGCGCTTGTCCACGGCCAGCGCGGCTTCCTTGGTCGCCTCGGACAGCGAGGGGTGGGCGTGGCAGATGCGCGCGATGTCCTCGCTGCTGGCCTTGAACTCCATGGCCACCACGGCCTCGGCGATCAGCTCGCTGACCAGCGGGCCGACCATGTGCACGCCCAGGATCTCGTCGGTCTCGGTATCGGCCAGGAACTTGACCATGCCGGTGGTGTCGCCCAGGGCGCGCGCGCGGCCATTGGCCATGAAGGGGAAGCTGCCGGCCTTGTACTTGACGCCATCGGCTTTCAACTGCTGCTCGGTGCGGCCCACCCAGGCGATCTCCGGGCTGGTGTAGATGACCCAGGGGATGGTGTTGAAGTTGACGTGCCCATGCTGGCCGGCAATGCGCTCGGCCACGGCCACGCCTTCTTCCTCAGCCTTGTGCGCCAGCATGGGGCCGCGCACCACGTCGCCCACGGCCCAGACGCCGGGCAGGTTGGTGCGGCACTGCTCATCGACCACCACGGCGCCGCGCTCGTCGAGCTGCAGGCCGACGTTCTCCGGGTTCAGGCCGATGGTGTTGGGCACGCGGCCAATGGAGACGATGAGCTTGTCCACTTCGAGCTTCTGCTCTTCGCCCTTGGCATTGGCGTAGGCCACGCTGATGCGCGTCTCCTTGCCCTTCTTGGCGCTCTTGACTTCGCTGATCTTCACGCCTAGCTCGACCTTCAGGCCCTGCTTGTCGAAGGCTTTCTTGGCCTCCTTGGCGATCTGCTCATCGACGGCGCCCAGGAAAGTGGGCAGGCCCTCCAGCACCGTCACCTGGGAGCCCAGGCGGCGCCAGACGCTGCCCATCTCCAGCCCGATCACCCCCGAGCCGATCACGCCCAGGCGCTTGGGCACGGTCTCCAGCGCCAGCGCACCGTCGTTGGACAGGATGTTGATCTCGTCGAAGTCCACGCCCGGCAGCGCGCGCGCATTGGAGCCAGTGGCCACCACGACCTGCTTGCCGATCAGCGTCTCGTTGCTGGCGCCCTGCACCTGGATCTCGTAGCCGCCCTCCACCGCCTTGGCAAACGAGCCGCGCCCGTGGAAGAAGCTGACCTTGTTCTTCTTGAACAGGTACAGGATGCCGTCATTGTTTTGCTTCACCACCGTGTCCTTGCGGCCAATCATGGTGGGCACGTCCATGCTGACCTTGCCGGTGCTGATGCCGTGCTCGGCAAAGTGCTTGTTGGCGTGCTCGAAGTATTCGGACGACTGCAACAGCGCCTTGGACGGGATGCAGCCCACGTTGGTGCAGGTGCCGCCGGGTGCGGGGCCGCCCTTGTCATTAGTCCAGGCGTCGATGCAGGCGACCTGCATCCCGAGTTGCGCTGCGCGGATGGCCGCGATGTAGCCGCCGGGGCCGGCGCCGATGACGATGACGTCGAATTGCTTGCTCATGGTGTGTTCGGGAATTTCTTGTTGGAATGAAAAACCCACCGCAGGGCCGGGCCAAGGGTGGGTTCTGTGGGTTTTACGGCAGAAAAGCGCAGCCCTGTCGCGGCTTAGATATCGAACAGCAGGCGCGAGGGGTCTTCCAGCGCGTCCTTCATGGCCACCAGGCCCAGCACGGCCTCGCGGCCATCGATGATGCGGTGGTCATACGACATGGCCAAGTAGTTCATCGGACGCACCACGACCTGGCCGTTCTCCACCACGGCGCGATCCTTGGTGGCGTGTACGCCCAGGATGGCCGACTGCGGCGGGTTGATGATGGGCGTGGACATCATGGAGCCGAAGGTGCCGCCATTGCTGATCGAGAAGGTGCCGCCGGTCATGTCCTCGATGCCCAGCTTGCCCTCTTGCGCCTTCTTGCCGAACTCGCCGATCTTCTTTTCGATGTCGGCAAAGCTCATCTGGTCGGCGTTGCGCAGGATGGGCACGACCAGACCGCGGGGCGAGCCCACGGCGATGCCGATGTCGAAGTAGCCGTGATAGACGATGTCGTTGCCATCGACCGAGGCATTGAGCACCGGGAACTTCTTGAGCGCATGGACGGCGGCCTTGACGAAGAAGCTCATGAAGCCGAGCTTGACGCCGTGCTCCTTGGTGAACTGATCCTGGAATTTCTTCCTCAGCTCCATCACCGGGGCCATGTTGACCTCATTGAAGGTGGTCAGGATGGCGTTGGTGGACTGCGACTGCAGCAGCCGCTCGGCAATGCGCGCGCGCAGGCGCGTCATGGGCACGCGCTGCTCGGGGCGGTTGCCCAGGTCGGGGGCGGCCACCGGAGCGGCCACCTGGGGCAGGGCCTTGGTCGGCACGCCCGTGGGGATGACGGCGGCGGTGGACTTCACGCCACCGGCGGACGCCGCCAGCGCATCGCCCTTGGTCACGCGGCCATCCTTGCCGCTGCCGGCAACGTCGGCGGGCGACAGGCCCTTTTCCGACAGGATCTTGGCCGCAGCCGGCATGGCCACGCCGCCCTTGCTGCCGCCGGCGGCAGGAGCAGCCGCTGCGCCAGGCGCCGAGGCGGCGGCAGCAGGCGCGGCAGCGGCAGCCGCAGCCGGGGCAGCGGAGGCCACGGCGTTGGTGTCGATGCGGGCGATGACCTGCTCGGAGGCGACGGTGGCGCCGTCGGCCTGCACGATCTCGGCCAGCACGCCGGCGGCGGGCGCGGGCACTTCCAGCACGACCTTGTCGGTCTCGATCTCGATCAGGATCTCGTCCTGCGCGACGGCCTCGCCGGCCTTTTTCTTCCACGACATCAGCGTGGCCTCGGCCACGGACTCGGACAACTGGGGAACCTTGACTTCAACGATGGACATTTGTGAATGCTTTCCAAAAAGGGTTTTGTCGGTGCTTGACGTGTAGAGCGTGGGTTTGCGGCCTTACTTGGTCAGGACAAAGCCCTTGAGCTTGGCAAAGGCCGCTTCGACCAGCGACTTCTGCTGCTCCTGGTGCAGGTGGGCATAGCCCACGGCGGGCGAGGCCGAGGCGGCGCGGCCGGCGTAGCCGAGTTTCTGGCCATCAGCCATGTTCTCGTGGATGTTGTGCTGGATGAAGAACCAGGCGCCCTGGTTCTGCGGCTCGTCCTGGCACCAGACGATTTCCGTGAGCTTTGGGTACTTCTTCAGCTCGGCGGCGAAGGCCTTGTGCGGGAAGGGGTAGAGCTGCTCGACACGGATGATGGCCACATCGCCCCGCTCGGCCTCAGCACGCTTCTTGACCAGGTCGTAATAGACCTTGCCGGAGCAGGCAATCACGCGCTTGACCTTGGCGGCATTCTTGGCGATTGCCTCGCTTTGTTCGCCCAGCACGGTGCGGAAGGCCCCTTCGGTGAACTCGGCCACCGGCGAGGTCGCGTCCTTGTTCCGCAAGAGCGACTTCGGGGTCATGATGACCAGGGGCTTTCGCAGGTTGCGCACCATCTGGCGACGCAGCACGTGGAAGATCTGGCTGGCCGTGGTCGGCTGCACGATCTGCATGTTGGCCTCGGCGGCCAGCTGCATGAAGCGCTCCAGACGCGCCGAGCTGTGCTCCGGGCCCTGGCCCTCGTAGCCGTGCGGCAGCATCAGCGTCAGGCCGTTGACGCGGCCCCATTTCACCTCGCCCGAGGCGATGAACTGGTCGATGACCACCTGCGCGCCGTTGGCGAAGTCGCCGAACTGCGCCTCCCAGATGACCAGTGTATTGGGGTCGTTGGAGGCGTAGCCGTATTCGAAGGCCAGCACGGCCTCCTCGGACAGGATGGAGTCGATGACGACGAACGGCGCCTGGTTCTCGGCGACGTTTTGCAGCGGCACATAGGTGCCCTCGTCCCACTTCTCGCGCTTTTGGTCATGGATGACGGCATGGCGGTGCGTGAAGGTGCCGCGCCCGCTGTCCTCGCCCGACAGGCGGATCGGGTAGCCCGAGGCCACCAGCGAGGCGAACGCCATGTGCTCGCCCATGCCCCAGTCCACGTTCAGCTCGCCCCGGCCCATGGCGGCGCGGTCGTCCAGCACCTTCTTGACCAGCATGTGCGGCGTCACGCCCTCGGGCAGCGTGGTGATGCGCTCGGCCAGGCGGCGCCATTCGGCCAGCGGGATGGCAGTGTCGGCGGCGTCCGTCCAGGTCTTGCCCAGGAAGGGACTCCAATCGACCGCGTACTTGCCCTTGAAGTTGGTCAGCACCGGATCGACCGTGTGCTTGCCCTCCTCCAGCGCTGCGCGGTAGGCCTTGGCCATGTCGTCGCCCAGGCTCTCGCCCAGGCCCTGCGCAGCCAGCTTGTCGGCGTAGAGCTTGCGCGTGCCCGGGTGCTGGGCAATCTTCTTGTACATCAGCGGCTGGGTGAGCATGGGCGTGTCCTGCTCGTTGTGGCCCAGCTTGCGGTAGCAGATGATGTCCACCACCACGTCGCGCGCGAACTCCATGCGGTACTCCAGCGCCAGCTGCATGGCCAGGCACACGGCTTCCGGGTCGTCGCCGTTCACGTGCAGCACGGGCGACTCGATCATCTTCACGATGTCGGTGCAGTACAGCGTCGAGCGCAGGTCGCGCGGATCGCTGGTCGTGAAGCCGATCTGGTTGTTGATGATGATGTGGACGGTGCCGCCGGTGGTGTAGCCGCGCGTCTCCGACAGCGCCAGCGTCTCCTGGTTCACGCCCTGGCCGGCAAAGGCCGCGTCGCCATGCACCAGCACTGCCAGCACCTGCTTGCCCTTGGGGTCGCCGCGCCGATCCATGCGCGAGCGCACCGAACCCTCGACCACCGGGTTGACGATCTCCAGGTGCGAGGGGTTGAAGGCCAGTGCCAGATGCACCGGGCCGCCGGGAGTGGACACATCGGAGGAAAAGCCGGCGTGGTACTTCACGTCGCCGGCCGGCAGGTCTTCGGGGGCGGTGTGCTCGAACTCGGCAAACAAGTCCTTGGGACTCTTGCCCAGGGTATTGACCAGCACGTTCAGGCGGCCACGGTGCGCCATGCCGATGACCAGCTCCTGGATGCCGACGCTGCCAGCGGAGTTGATCAGCTCGTCCATGGCGGCGATGAAGCTCTCGCCGCCTTCCAGCGAGAAGCGCTTCTGGCCGACGTACTTGGTATGCAGGAAGCGCTCCAGGCCCTCGGCGGCCGTCAGGCGCTCCAGGATGCGCTTTTTCTTCTCGGCGTCGAACTGCGGCTTGGCGCGGATCGATTCGAGCTTTTGCTGCCACCAGCGCTTTTGGTTCTGATCGGAGGCGTACATGTACTCGGCGCCGATGGTGCCGCAGTAGGTCTCGCGCAGCGCGTTGATCAACTCGCGCAGCGGCATGCTCTCCTTGCCGAAGAAGGTGTTGCCGACGTTGAAGACGGTTTCCTGGTCGGCGTCGGTGAAACCGTAGAAGGACGGCTCCAGCTCGGGAATGCCCGGGCGCTCCTGGCGCTTGAGCGGATCGAGGTCGGCCCAGCGCTGGCCGACGTTGCGGTATGCGGCAATGATCTGCTGCACGCCCACGCGCTTCCTGCCCAGCTCGGAGTCGGCGCCGGTGGCGATGACGACCTGGGTGCCGCCCTGCTTGGCACGCTCGGCAAAGGCGTTGATGACGGGCTGGTGCGGGATGTCGCGCGCCTCGCTGCCATCGACGGCGGGGACGTGCTGCAGGGCATCGAAGTACTCGCGCCACGAGTCCGGCACGCTACCGGGGTTGGCGAGATAGCTCTCGTACATCTCCTCGACATAGGGGGCGTTGCCGCCGAAGAGATAGGTATTGCCCT
This portion of the Melaminivora jejuensis genome encodes:
- a CDS encoding outer membrane protein assembly factor BamD — its product is MPRLLPVVLPLVLAGTLAACSSTNEDKTAGWSPDKIYAEARDEMNSNAYDKAVPLLEKLEGRAAGTPLAQQAQLEKAYAQYKGGDKAQAVATLDRFMKLHPASPAYDYALYLKGLVNFNDDLGLFSWVSRQDLSERDQRAAKDSFEAFRELSTRFPDSRYTPDARQRMTYIVNSLAQYEVHVARYYFERGAYVAAVSRAQNAIAEYKDVPATEEALYILVRSYDALDMPQLRDDARRVLLASYPQTTLLNQGFRAKSDPWWKLW
- a CDS encoding PP2C family protein-serine/threonine phosphatase, whose amino-acid sequence is MSKAYRLLASTGIHRGDREYQQDQVALLSHARTNGCLLAVLADGMGGRSGGRKASDQVMLTARQLFERYSVDGDDPASLLTHLAQEAHMVIRLTAIAAEQEPHSTLAAFLLNPRGDCHWVHAGDSRIYHLRNGQLIHRTKDHSYVQGLVDRGQLTEEQALTHPQSNILVGCLGTENDPPVTLHFIPQIQPGDVLMACSDGVWHYFSTEELAAVLTRLTPREASEFLIDKARIRAQGGGDNLSLAIVKVEALS
- the zapE gene encoding cell division protein ZapE, which encodes MKVRQAYEAELAAKGFSSDPAQLRAVQALERCAQEWGAYKQRRSNALKKLINRPDIPRGVYMYGGVGRGKSFLMDCFFNAVPLKRKTRLHFHEFMREVHRELAGLQGQQNPLDVLGARIARRYKLICFDEFHVADITDAMILHRLLVALWDNGVGFVTTSNFKPDELYPDGLHRDRILPAIALLNERMEVVNVDNGTDYRSRALENARLYHCPLGPEAEAAMAETFELLAASRDEDPVLHIEAREIRAIRRAGGVVWFDFRELCMGPRSQNDYLEIASQFHTVLLSNVPHMPVNMASPARRFTWLVDVLYDRRVKLILSAAVPPEQLYTEGPLAHEFPRTVSRLNEMQSREFLALERRVVDTSLT
- the lpdA gene encoding dihydrolipoyl dehydrogenase; protein product: MSKQFDVIVIGAGPGGYIAAIRAAQLGMQVACIDAWTNDKGGPAPGGTCTNVGCIPSKALLQSSEYFEHANKHFAEHGISTGKVSMDVPTMIGRKDTVVKQNNDGILYLFKKNKVSFFHGRGSFAKAVEGGYEIQVQGASNETLIGKQVVVATGSNARALPGVDFDEINILSNDGALALETVPKRLGVIGSGVIGLEMGSVWRRLGSQVTVLEGLPTFLGAVDEQIAKEAKKAFDKQGLKVELGVKISEVKSAKKGKETRISVAYANAKGEEQKLEVDKLIVSIGRVPNTIGLNPENVGLQLDERGAVVVDEQCRTNLPGVWAVGDVVRGPMLAHKAEEEGVAVAERIAGQHGHVNFNTIPWVIYTSPEIAWVGRTEQQLKADGVKYKAGSFPFMANGRARALGDTTGMVKFLADTETDEILGVHMVGPLVSELIAEAVVAMEFKASSEDIARICHAHPSLSEATKEAALAVDKRTLNF
- the odhB gene encoding 2-oxoglutarate dehydrogenase complex dihydrolipoyllysine-residue succinyltransferase: MSIVEVKVPQLSESVAEATLMSWKKKAGEAVAQDEILIEIETDKVVLEVPAPAAGVLAEIVQADGATVASEQVIARIDTNAVASAAPAAAAAAAPAAAASAPGAAAAPAAGGSKGGVAMPAAAKILSEKGLSPADVAGSGKDGRVTKGDALAASAGGVKSTAAVIPTGVPTKALPQVAAPVAAPDLGNRPEQRVPMTRLRARIAERLLQSQSTNAILTTFNEVNMAPVMELRKKFQDQFTKEHGVKLGFMSFFVKAAVHALKKFPVLNASVDGNDIVYHGYFDIGIAVGSPRGLVVPILRNADQMSFADIEKKIGEFGKKAQEGKLGIEDMTGGTFSISNGGTFGSMMSTPIINPPQSAILGVHATKDRAVVENGQVVVRPMNYLAMSYDHRIIDGREAVLGLVAMKDALEDPSRLLFDI
- a CDS encoding 2-oxoglutarate dehydrogenase E1 component encodes the protein MSEPTSVYQAYQGNTYLFGGNAPYVEEMYESYLANPGSVPDSWREYFDALQHVPAVDGSEARDIPHQPVINAFAERAKQGGTQVVIATGADSELGRKRVGVQQIIAAYRNVGQRWADLDPLKRQERPGIPELEPSFYGFTDADQETVFNVGNTFFGKESMPLRELINALRETYCGTIGAEYMYASDQNQKRWWQQKLESIRAKPQFDAEKKKRILERLTAAEGLERFLHTKYVGQKRFSLEGGESFIAAMDELINSAGSVGIQELVIGMAHRGRLNVLVNTLGKSPKDLFAEFEHTAPEDLPAGDVKYHAGFSSDVSTPGGPVHLALAFNPSHLEIVNPVVEGSVRSRMDRRGDPKGKQVLAVLVHGDAAFAGQGVNQETLALSETRGYTTGGTVHIIINNQIGFTTSDPRDLRSTLYCTDIVKMIESPVLHVNGDDPEAVCLAMQLALEYRMEFARDVVVDIICYRKLGHNEQDTPMLTQPLMYKKIAQHPGTRKLYADKLAAQGLGESLGDDMAKAYRAALEEGKHTVDPVLTNFKGKYAVDWSPFLGKTWTDAADTAIPLAEWRRLAERITTLPEGVTPHMLVKKVLDDRAAMGRGELNVDWGMGEHMAFASLVASGYPIRLSGEDSGRGTFTHRHAVIHDQKREKWDEGTYVPLQNVAENQAPFVVIDSILSEEAVLAFEYGYASNDPNTLVIWEAQFGDFANGAQVVIDQFIASGEVKWGRVNGLTLMLPHGYEGQGPEHSSARLERFMQLAAEANMQIVQPTTASQIFHVLRRQMVRNLRKPLVIMTPKSLLRNKDATSPVAEFTEGAFRTVLGEQSEAIAKNAAKVKRVIACSGKVYYDLVKKRAEAERGDVAIIRVEQLYPFPHKAFAAELKKYPKLTEIVWCQDEPQNQGAWFFIQHNIHENMADGQKLGYAGRAASASPAVGYAHLHQEQQKSLVEAAFAKLKGFVLTK